A region of Rhodamnia argentea isolate NSW1041297 chromosome 9, ASM2092103v1, whole genome shotgun sequence DNA encodes the following proteins:
- the LOC115736906 gene encoding plant UBX domain-containing protein 9 isoform X2: MPRPSRESIDTFMAITGTPEPLAVRRLEEYGGNLNEAVNAHFTEGIHQTFPPTTSTYPHEMDSRNHDGRQGLVPLFHTVRSFKPSSLLDPNYRRNFFNQIGASAFASPRQFATSPSNMTGSAEAFDSGNQPPYHSGSINTGVVIGTPVYSSTPAEIRSSHTYGNDAEDEMLRAAIEASKQEFLSGSGLSQRQPSQEDKELDRAISLSLMEAEQEKEKRVQQVKDIHHESGFNASHESADKTKDKRSKLGSASQPDEIKLEGLNLQDDKSNQHYHDHIQCGPDAYQSDQSGGSLPQEPAPDDRESINLAVRMPDGARHGRRFLMTDKLQSLFDFIDAGGWAKPMAYRLIRPYPREEFTDGDRFSSFSALGLTGKQEALFLEFI; this comes from the exons ATGCCCAGGCCGTCCCGAGAGTCCATCGACACGTTCATGGCCATCACCGGCACGCCTGAGCCTCTGGCCGTCCGTCGGTTGGAG GAATATGGTGGGAATCTCAACGAGGCTGTCAATGCCCATTTTACTGAAGGGATCCACCAAAC ATTTCCTCCTACAACTTCTACATATCCTCATGAAATGGACAGCCGGAATCACGATGGGCGGCAAGGGCTCGTGCCGCTCTTTCACACTGTTAGAAGTTTCAAGCCTTCTTCTCTTCTTGACCCAAACTATAGGAGAAATTTCTTTAACCAGATTGGCGCTTCTGCATTTGCTAGTCCCCGACAATTTGCTACTTCTCCGAGCAACATGACTGGGTCGGCTGAAGCATTCGACAGTGGTAATCAGCCGCCTTATCATTCAGGATCGATTAACACCGGTGTTGTTATTGGAACACCGGTTTATTCTAGCACTCCAGCTGAAATCAGAAGTTCGCATACATATGGAAATGATGCAGAAGATGAAATGCTCCGAGCTGCTATTGAGGCATCGAAGCAGGAG TTTCTTTCTGGTTCCGGGCTTTCTCAAAGGCAACCTAGCCAAGAAGATAAGGAGCTTGATCGTGCAATTTCACTGTCATTGATG GAAGCGgagcaagagaaagagaagcGTGTGCAACAAGTGAAAGATATACACCATGAATCTGGATTTAATGCTTCACATGAAAGTGCAGACAAAACTAAGGATAAAAGATCAAAA CTGGGAAGTGCATCACAGCCAGATGAGATTAAGCTGGAAGGGCTGAATTTGCAGGATGATAAGTCCAACCAGCATTATCATGATCATATTCAGTGTGGTCCAGATGCCTATCAGTCTGATCAG AGTGGAGGCTCTCTACCTCAAGAACCTGCACCAGATGACAGAGAATCAATAAATCTTGCTGTCCGCATGCCGGATGGGGCTCGTCACGGTCGCCGCTTCCTCATGACTGACAAGCTTCAG TCTCTATTTGACTTCATAGATGCTGGTGGTTGGGCAAAGCCTATGGCTTATAGACTG ATAAGGCCTTATCCTCGCGAGGAGTTCACTGATGGTGACAGGTTCTCAAGTTTTAGTGCATTGGGGCTAACTGGTAAACAAGAAGCTTTGTTTCTAGAGTTCATTTAG
- the LOC115736906 gene encoding plant UBX domain-containing protein 9 isoform X1: MPRPSRESIDTFMAITGTPEPLAVRRLEEYGGNLNEAVNAHFTEGIHQTFPPTTSTYPHEMDSRNHDGRQGLVPLFHTVRSFKPSSLLDPNYRRNFFNQIGASAFASPRQFATSPSNMTGSAEAFDSGNQPPYHSGSINTGVVIGTPVYSSTPAEIRSSHTYGNDAEDEMLRAAIEASKQEFLSGSGLSQRQPSQEDKELDRAISLSLMEAEQEKEKRVQQVKDIHHESGFNASHESADKTKDKRSKLGSASQPDEIKLEGLNLQDDKSNQHYHDHIQCGPDAYQSDQKMLIQSGGSLPQEPAPDDRESINLAVRMPDGARHGRRFLMTDKLQSLFDFIDAGGWAKPMAYRLIRPYPREEFTDGDRFSSFSALGLTGKQEALFLEFI, encoded by the exons ATGCCCAGGCCGTCCCGAGAGTCCATCGACACGTTCATGGCCATCACCGGCACGCCTGAGCCTCTGGCCGTCCGTCGGTTGGAG GAATATGGTGGGAATCTCAACGAGGCTGTCAATGCCCATTTTACTGAAGGGATCCACCAAAC ATTTCCTCCTACAACTTCTACATATCCTCATGAAATGGACAGCCGGAATCACGATGGGCGGCAAGGGCTCGTGCCGCTCTTTCACACTGTTAGAAGTTTCAAGCCTTCTTCTCTTCTTGACCCAAACTATAGGAGAAATTTCTTTAACCAGATTGGCGCTTCTGCATTTGCTAGTCCCCGACAATTTGCTACTTCTCCGAGCAACATGACTGGGTCGGCTGAAGCATTCGACAGTGGTAATCAGCCGCCTTATCATTCAGGATCGATTAACACCGGTGTTGTTATTGGAACACCGGTTTATTCTAGCACTCCAGCTGAAATCAGAAGTTCGCATACATATGGAAATGATGCAGAAGATGAAATGCTCCGAGCTGCTATTGAGGCATCGAAGCAGGAG TTTCTTTCTGGTTCCGGGCTTTCTCAAAGGCAACCTAGCCAAGAAGATAAGGAGCTTGATCGTGCAATTTCACTGTCATTGATG GAAGCGgagcaagagaaagagaagcGTGTGCAACAAGTGAAAGATATACACCATGAATCTGGATTTAATGCTTCACATGAAAGTGCAGACAAAACTAAGGATAAAAGATCAAAA CTGGGAAGTGCATCACAGCCAGATGAGATTAAGCTGGAAGGGCTGAATTTGCAGGATGATAAGTCCAACCAGCATTATCATGATCATATTCAGTGTGGTCCAGATGCCTATCAGTCTGATCAG AAAATGTTAATTCAAAGTGGAGGCTCTCTACCTCAAGAACCTGCACCAGATGACAGAGAATCAATAAATCTTGCTGTCCGCATGCCGGATGGGGCTCGTCACGGTCGCCGCTTCCTCATGACTGACAAGCTTCAG TCTCTATTTGACTTCATAGATGCTGGTGGTTGGGCAAAGCCTATGGCTTATAGACTG ATAAGGCCTTATCCTCGCGAGGAGTTCACTGATGGTGACAGGTTCTCAAGTTTTAGTGCATTGGGGCTAACTGGTAAACAAGAAGCTTTGTTTCTAGAGTTCATTTAG